GACATTTGTAGGTCTTGTCTTATGAGATTAAAGTAACTTAATACTTCATAGATTAAATGGACTTAGAATGTTTCTTTtggtagttttaataaaaattaaaGGTCTAGTATATTTCATATGACTTGTTCCATGTTTGTTGGTACAGATAAGAAATGTTAATACACAACACCGACTTGGTGAACTTCCATTATTTGTTAAACATATACTTGAAAAAGTCCCTGCATTTAAGAAGCTTGATGAGGCTGTAGATGTATCATTGGACCAGTTAACGGTAATACTCTCAACTAATAAATACTATAATTTTGCAATCCCTAATCTGTGTTATTTTAAGAAATGAAAAAGGAATCAGCTTTTTCTGTTTTTTTTGGTAATTATTTAAGGTGGTTTATATTATTTTGGTGCAGGTTAATGAATACCCAGCAGGTGTGGGTTTATCCCCACATATAGATACCCATTCAGCATTTGAGGGATCAATTTACAGCCTTTCATTATCAGGGCCTTGCATTATGGAGTTTCGAAGGTACTCGCACACAAATGGTGATAAAGAAGATACAGAAAGTTGTAATAATAGCTCAAGTTTTGTAAGGAAGGCAATTTATCTTCCCCCTCGATCAATGATCTTGCTTTCTGGAGAAGGAAGATATGCATGGCAACATTATATTCCACATCATAAAGTACATCATGCAAGCTTTTAATTATTTTTAtgtttggagacttttgtgataagCTTGTGCTATGTGATGATTTGGTCATTAGATGATCGAATTTATAATCTTTAGATGTGGGAAAACAGCTATGGAGGGAAGGTCAAAAGGGTATCTTTTGAATGTTGTGtccaaaatattttgatcaaatttctTACGTAAGAATGTCAGTTACGGTTTGACGTAATAAAATTAGTTTTTAAACATGTTCAAGGAGATTGTATGCATTATAGGTATACCCTTTCACCGACTTTGAAGTCGTTTGACTATTCTGTTATTAAGCTATTTTAGTTGACCCATTATAGATAAACAATAACCCAAGTCTCTCCATGTATAGGTAAATGGGTCTAAATTGTCACCTTTTTATGTTCATATTCTTTCTCAATGGTTGTTATTCACTGACTTTGTTTGGCAGCTTGATGTGGTGAACGACACTGTGATAAGAAGGGGTGCGAGAAGAGTATCGTTCACATTTCGCAAGGTATGTCAGCTGCAAGACAAATGCCCTCAATTTTTTGATATAAAAGATAAATAAAAGATTCTAATCATAATAAGTTGTTTCTGTAGGTCAGAAAAGGACCATGCCAATGCAATTACCCTCAATTTTGTGATTCCCAAATGTTGAACTAAGGACATCAATTTATTCAGAAGGATTCTTCAGGGTAAATGATTATCCGTTTTGAGGTTTGTGCAACACGAGTCTTAATATTTGTACTTGGTTAAGTTCAGATGTTTGTACTTATTGGAGACTGGAGAGTAAGCAGTAGATCTAGGGTTACCAACTGACCAAGATTTTGTAGATAAATTATTGTGGCTCTGAATATGAAGCGAACGTGTCCTGACTTATTTTTGACGCGGTGCAAGGTTGTAACTGAGCCAAATCGGATAATTTGTACTTGATCCGAAATTGATCAAGTGAAAGTTCCGACTTTTACCAAATATAAGCTTTATAACAAGTTGATTTTGATCAATCTTTTTAGCAGAAGTTTTTACATTCATTGTAACGAATGTGCTTGTACTTGATTTTATTAGCATGACATATGTCAAGTTTTTTGTTTATACGTATACGGATATACAGATTCAAACTTTAATCAAATTTCCTTTATCAAACATGCTGTAATCATTCGATCCTTATAAGCTTTGAGTGTTGAAGACGCGATTCCATTTCCGAACCCAAAATATACAGTGCACCCGCCCAAAAAAATTCTTAATTCCAAAGAATTCCTTCCAAAATTTTAGATAACATGTTTTAACAATACATGACAGATGTACATTAAATCATGGTGCGCTAAATAAATGAAATTTTGCAGTGTAAGTTTTACAAAAACCTGATTTGTGCAATTTAAATCATATTTGTACAAAGATTACAAAGAACCATCTAAATTGGAAGATAAGAAAAATCTCTAACGTATACTGTAACAAGTCGAAGATAAGAAAAATCTCTAACGTATACTgtaacaagtcttaacaagttgtaATGATGCAAATGCGAAGGATTCACGGGAAATATCAGTTAaaagatacacacacacacacacacaaaaaaaaaaaaaaaaaaaaaaaaaaaaaaaaaaaaaaaaaaaaaattcaatatgtttttattaaacaaaaatacaaactaccaaCAAGATGcagattatcataatttaaacattCTAATCAAGGGTAACATGTTTGCCTCAAATAGCAGGCTTACAAAATAAGTAAAAATAACAACTTCATTTAGCTTTTCGCACCTCCAGAACAGCAACCAACAccatgatggtggtggtggtgatgatgatggtgctgatgTTGATCTTGCTTTCCCTTTAACTGCTTCCTCATATCATATGCA
The window above is part of the Rutidosis leptorrhynchoides isolate AG116_Rl617_1_P2 chromosome 1, CSIRO_AGI_Rlap_v1, whole genome shotgun sequence genome. Proteins encoded here:
- the LOC139861101 gene encoding alkylated DNA repair protein ALKBH8 homolog, with translation MGLPKFARPKGGHEELCSNLYVANCGPAVGISLESISSAFSSYGTVKGVYPADESGCRVIVSYDNESSAQAALEALDRKPCSDFGGRSLHIRYSVQRPLGQVTATDSVRVSLEASELNIPGIYLIHDFVSVQEEQQLLAAVDSRTWHSLAKRRVQHYGYEFRYDIRNVNTQHRLGELPLFVKHILEKVPAFKKLDEAVDVSLDQLTVNEYPAGVGLSPHIDTHSAFEGSIYSLSLSGPCIMEFRRYSHTNGDKEDTESCNNSSSFVRKAIYLPPRSMILLSGEGRYAWQHYIPHHKLDVVNDTVIRRGARRVSFTFRKVRKGPCQCNYPQFCDSQMLN